The following DNA comes from Pirellulales bacterium.
ACCCAACGCGATCTAACCCGGCATCCGTTGGCCCAGACCATACTCGCCCATGTGGGGCGGCCGGAATATCGCCCGGTCAAGCCCAAGGTGATCGTCAAGCAACTCGATTTGTCAGTGGACGATGGCGTGCTGCTCAAGCGGATCATCAAGCGCCTGGTAAAGCAAGGCAAACTGGCCTGGGGCAATAAGCATCATGTCGTTCCCCTGGCCACGGGCATCGCCGCGCAACCAGTTAATAATCATTTGCCGACCACTGGCTCATCGGCCAAACTTCCGCGCAACGATTTTGCGCCCTTGGCGGATGATTCCACTCCGGCGGAAAATTCGTCATCGGGCACGCCAAAAAAAACCGTCCTGGGGGGAAATAAAATCAGCGGCACATTCCGCCGCACGCAGGCGGGGCATGGGTTTGTCCGTCCGGATGGCCTCCCCCCTGGATCGGACCGCTCGCTGGACATTTTTATCCCTTCGGACGCCGCTGGCGACGCCGCGTCAGGGGATAAAGTCATTGTCAAAGTCAGCAAACGCCCCCGTCCCGGCCGCGATAACCAAGCCGGCGAAATTTTGGAAATTATCGAACGCGAAACCCACCGCTTTGTCGGGACCTATTTTGTCGCGGGAGAAGAAGCCTTTGTCAGGATCGATGGCACGCTTTTTCCACATCCCATTTTAGTGGGAGATCCCGGGGCCAAAAACGCCCAGGAAAACGACAAGGTCGTCATCGAAATGGTCCGCTTTCCCGGACCCTACCACGATGGCGAAGGGGTGATTGTCCAAGTGCTGGGCCAGCGCGGAGATGTGGGAATCGAGACCTTGTCGATCATCCACGAGTACGATTTACCCCAGGAATTTCCCGAAGACACCCTGGAAGCCGCGCGCACGGTCGCCGAATCCTTTGACGAGTCGATCACCGGTATCCGCCGCGACTTGACTGGTGAAACCGTCATTACCATCGACCCGGTCGATGCCCGCGATTTTGACGACGCCATTAGCCTAGCGCGCGACGAGCGCGGACACTGGCGCTTGGGCGTGCATATCGCCGATGTATCGCACTTTGTGCCCGTAAAAACAGCCCTGGACCGCGAAGCCTACGAGCGGGCGACCAGTTGTTATTTGCCCGACCGCGTCATTCCCATGCTGCCCGAGGTGATCTCGAACAATCTGGCTAGCCTGCAACCGCACAAGGTGCGCTACACCCAGACGGTGTATATCGACTTTAGCCCCGAAGGAGTGGTAACGCATGTCGAGCCATGCCTGGGCGCGATTAAAAGTTCGCGACGATTTACCTATGAGGAAGTGGACGAGTATCTGGCCGACCGCGACGATTGGCAAGGAAAGCTAACCCCCCAGGTGCATAAACTCCTGGGTCAGATGCACGAACTGGCGATGATGCTGCGGAGGCGGCGGTTCAAGCGCGGCGCGCTCGAACTGAGCATGAGCGAGGTCAAGGTCGATCTGGACCGCGAGGGGCGCGTGTCAGGAGCGCATGTGGTGCAAAACACCGAAAGCCACCAGATCATCGAGGAATTCATGCTGGCCGCCAATGAGGCGATCGCGCAATTCCTGTTTGAACGGGAGATCCCGTTTCTTCGCCGCGTGCATGGCACTCCCGATCCCCGCAAACTCAAATTACTGACCGAGTTTGTCAACGAATTGGGAATCGAGGCGCAGTCGTTGGAAAGCCGGTTTGAACTGCAGCGGGTGCTGGCCGCCGTGGCGGACAAGCCC
Coding sequences within:
- the rnr gene encoding ribonuclease R encodes the protein MSSPMPDADFSDLPDPASPADSPLDPDNIATQRDLTRHPLAQTILAHVGRPEYRPVKPKVIVKQLDLSVDDGVLLKRIIKRLVKQGKLAWGNKHHVVPLATGIAAQPVNNHLPTTGSSAKLPRNDFAPLADDSTPAENSSSGTPKKTVLGGNKISGTFRRTQAGHGFVRPDGLPPGSDRSLDIFIPSDAAGDAASGDKVIVKVSKRPRPGRDNQAGEILEIIERETHRFVGTYFVAGEEAFVRIDGTLFPHPILVGDPGAKNAQENDKVVIEMVRFPGPYHDGEGVIVQVLGQRGDVGIETLSIIHEYDLPQEFPEDTLEAARTVAESFDESITGIRRDLTGETVITIDPVDARDFDDAISLARDERGHWRLGVHIADVSHFVPVKTALDREAYERATSCYLPDRVIPMLPEVISNNLASLQPHKVRYTQTVYIDFSPEGVVTHVEPCLGAIKSSRRFTYEEVDEYLADRDDWQGKLTPQVHKLLGQMHELAMMLRRRRFKRGALELSMSEVKVDLDREGRVSGAHVVQNTESHQIIEEFMLAANEAIAQFLFEREIPFLRRVHGTPDPRKLKLLTEFVNELGIEAQSLESRFELQRVLAAVADKPERYAVNYAVLRSLQRAVYSPIEEGHYALASDCYCHFTSPIRRYPDLTVHRLIRTILEGGKPVKDVAALALVGEHCSERERRAEAAERELTKVKLLMFMESRVGTELDAIITGVEEFGIFAQGIDIPAEGMIHISALADDYYTFDRASHTLAGRRAGNIFRLGDKIRVTVARADLERRELDFRITSKLASGGLDVTIAPDRRSRRAGDARGGGRSGGNSRSAERGRSTGQTKSKRPIREEGGRKSAKGKSSPKPTKKRRKK